The DNA window CTATTCGTTTTTCAGCAGCAAGCTACGGTCTAACGACCCCCTAACCTAGGTTGGGGCGAAAACTCCAAAACTAGGGTTCCAAACCTTTCTCTAATAATAAGGTAAGCTTTCAAGCCCCTTGACTTTTTAGTCAAGTACGCAGTGAACTGTAATTGTGAAAAGATTGGAAGATCTGGCCAAAGAAGGTGATAGCCCTGTAGATTCGTTCCCATGGTTCGATCCTTCCCAGTAAAACGCGGCGTGTTCGAATTCTGATCGCTTTTACGCGAGAAAGGGGGACCACCCTCTAAGCCTAAGTATTCCTCAATGACCGATAGCGTACAAGTACCGTGAGGGAAAGGTGAAAAGAACCCTATTTAGGGAGTGCAATAGAGAACCTGAGATCCGATGCGAACAATCAGTCGAAGGAGCGGAGCTTAGAGCCTTTACTTTCTATTAGATTAGTCAAGCGCACTCACTCTAACGGCGTACCTTTTGCATGATGGGTCAGCGAGGAAATGGGAACAGCGGCTTAAGCCATTAGGTGTAGGCGCTTTCCAGAGGTGGAATCTTCTAGTTCTTCCTATTTGACCCGAAACCGATCGATCTAGCCATGAGCAGGTTGAAGAGAGCTCTAACAGGCCTTGGAGGACCGAACCCACGTATGTGGCAAAATACGGGGATGACTTGTGGCTAGGGGTGAAAGGCCAACCAAGATCGGATATAGCTGGTTTTCCGCGAAATCTATTTCAGTAGAGCGTATGATGTCGATGGCCCGAGGTAGAGCACTCAATGGGCTAGGGTGGCCCCATTTCGCCTTACCAACCCCAAGGAAACTCCGAATACAGGCCTAGATCGTTTGTACAGACAGACTTTTTGGGTGCTAAGATCCAAAGTCGAGAGGGAAACAGCCCAGATCGTACGCTAAGGTCCCTAAGCAATCACTTAGTGGAAAAGGAAGTGATCGAGCGATGACAACCAGGAGGTGGGCTTGGAAGCAGCCATCCTTTGAAGAAAGCGTAATAGCTCACTGGTCTAGCTCCATGGCACCGAAAATGTATCAGGGCTCAAGTGATTCACCGAAGCGACGAGACCTTGAAAGCTGCTTTTTCAAGTGTCAGTAGCGGAACGTTCTGTCAATCGGGGAAGGTTTTTGGTGACAAGACCTGGAGATATCAGAAGTGAGAATGCTGACATGAGTAACGAGAAATCCTGTGAAAAACACGATCGCCTGCCAGTGGAAGGTTTTCTGCGTTCAGTCAATCTACGCAGAGTGAATCGGTCCCTAAGGAACCCCCGAAAGGGCTGCCGTCCGATGGGTACACGAAAGTGACGAAGTTGCTTTGACTACAGAACCATGCCTGTCTCTTGGAGCGAATTGGATGATCGGGCCGAGGGCTGCCCCCTCTTCCCCTCACTCTCCTTTCCCTAATATGAACCTTGAGTCATCAAAGCCTTTCTGACTCGGCCTGGCCCGGTCGCCCTACGCGACTGGCCCTTCAAAAGGATCCGAAGGAGTCGTAGTTTGGCGACCTATCTTCAGTATCAGTAAGGGCCTTTAGTCTTTTGATTAGAGTAGGGGTCGCGAGAGAGCAGAGCGTACCGCCCTGCCATAGTCACGAGTCTCTTTATATTCGCGACTCTTGTCATAGTCAACAAGGTTGAAACTTCCAGGAAAAAACTTCGAATTGGGAGGGCGATCCTCCTGGTGAACTGACCGTACCCCAAACCGACACAGGTAAACAAGTAGAGTATACTAGGGCGCTTGAGAGAACCATGTCGAAGGAACTCGGCAAAATGACCCCGTAACTTCGGGAGAAGGGGTGCTCTCCTATCTTTTGATTAGGAAAGCGGCACATACCAGGGGGTAGCGACTGTTTATTAAAAACACAGGACTCTGCTAAGTGGTAACACGATGTATAGAGTCTGACACCTGCCCGGTGCTGGAAGGTCGGAAGGAGAAGTGTTAGTTGCTTTGAATGGAAACCCCGGTAAACGGCGGCAGTAACTCTAACTGTCCTAAGGTAGCGAAATTCCTTGTCGCATAAGTAGCGACCTGCACGAATGGTGTAACGACTGCCCCGCTGTCTCCGACATGGACCCGGTGAAATTGAATTCTCCGTGAAGATGCGGAGTACCAACGGCTAGACGGTAAGACCCCGTGCACCTTAACTATAGCTTCGCAGTGACAACCTTGATCGAATGTGTAGGATAGGTGGGAGGTGGTGACACACAACGACCAATCCTGAAAGACCACTCTTTCGTCTAAGGATGCCTAACCGCCGCACCGATCATTCGGGGGGAGGCGGGACACTGCGAGGTGGGTAGTTTATCTGGGGCGGATGCCTCCTAAAGAGTAACGGAGGTGTGCGAAGGTAGGCTCAAGCTAAGATTCTGCTCGTGAGCGTAATGGTATAAGCCTGCCTGACTGTGAGACCGACTGGTCGAACAGAGACGAAAGTCGGCCATAGTGATCCGGGAGTCCCGTGTGGAAGGGCTCTCGCTCAACGGATCAAAGGTACGCCGGGGATAACAGGCTGATGACTCCCAAGAGCTCTTATCGACGGAGTCGTTTGGCACCTCGATGTCGACTCATCACATCCTGGGGTTGAAGAAGGTCCCAAGGGTTCGGTTGTTCGCCGATTTAAGTGGTACGTGAGTTGGGTTTAGAACGTCGTGAGACAGTTCGGTTCCTATCTACCGTTGGTGTTAAAGGGAGAACTGCGAGGAGCCAACCCTAGTACGAGAGGACTGGGTTGGGCCAACCTATGGTCTACCGGTTGTTATGCCAATAGCAGCGCCGGGCAGCTAAGTTGGTATGGAAGAACTGCTGCGCAGCGGGAAATCCTTCTCTATACAAGTTCTCGGACGAGGTTTTTGAACAGAACTTCGATAGGCGAGAGGTGTAAGCACCGCGAGGTGTGAAGCGATCTCGTACTAAACGAAAGGACTTTCAACTCTTATGGGGTCTCGAAGACTGAATGTAGCTGCCCCTAGTCAGAAAGCTAAGCTGAAATGAGAAATGGATTTTCGAATAAAAATAATAAGGTAAGCTTCATAGCCCCTTGACTAGTACTAGAAAGGTCCTTAGACCGCAGCTTACTAAGCGCTGGTTCTATCCCGCCGGCCAGGTGGGAATAGTGAAAGAAAGAGAAGGGGAAGAAGCGGGGTAGAGGAATTGGTCAACTCATCAGGCTCATGACCTGAAGATTGCAGGTTCGAATCCTGCCCCCGCCTTGAGATGCTGGAGAAACCGTCGTTGTAGCTTGTTGGGCTTTGGAATTATTAGCGGGCAAGCCCACACCTGAAGCTGACTAGGAATTTTATAGTTGTTGAGAAGAAAGATCGTATCACGTCAGTCTGGCAAGAGAAGTCGTATCGAGAAAGTCCCGCCCAAAGAGCTTAGCCAAGAGTGGACCTGGCCTGATGGTTTTTCTTCATGCCCGCAAAGCCGGTCAACGGGAGCTAAGATACGGCTATGCTTGTCTAAAAAAAGACAGAAATTCGATGAAGACAGAGATAGAGATATAGAAAGTGTGCCGCGAGTGACGAGTGATCAGTATCGTAGGGATGCGACTCTTTACTCAAAGGCTACAACCAGCAAGAGGGTAACTACTATTCTGAGACATTCGGTCCAGTTATCAAGATGGCCACGGAGGATATAAAAGACGTTGCCCTGAGGTCTCCTATTGGTATATACTCAACCAAGGTGATGCCTTTTGGTCTAAAGAATGCCGGTGCAACTTACCAGCGAGCACAACATCTTCAAAGAACTTCTTCATCACGAGGTTGAGTGCTATGTAGATGACCTCGTTCTACAACTTGAGTAAGGCTGGACCCGCGCAGACTAGGATGCGAAAAAGGCCGCGAAGACGGCTTAATGGTTACGTTAGGCATAAGGGAAACCCAGCGACGTAGTGGGGTGTAGTTGAAATGGGGGGAGGTGGAAATCTTCCTCCAATCGGTTCATCGTCTACAACAAAATCAATATCAGATGAGCGACTCGAAAGCTCAGATGGATAGACTAGCCGGCTTATGAAGAAGGATTTACCTAGCTCAGGAAAATGAAGAGGACAAGTAGTTCCAACTAGGACAGCACCGGTTGATGCCGTAGGAAAAGAATAAACAAGAGCTACAACCACTAGAAAAGAAGATGCTGACTTTAGCTCAGCTTCGTTCGGCTAAGGCAAGTAAAGAATAAGAAAGCGGTAAGCCGGAGCTAAAGCTCTCCTACGCAACATTTCCCCTCCTCACTATGGAATGTAACCTCTAAGGAACGACGCCCTACTTTTGTTTTGCCGCTTCCCTTTCCCTGACTTAGGGCTTATGGCTGGCCTAGTAGTTTCTCTTCTCTAGATGGAGTACCGATCGGGTCTATCTTATGCGCCAGGGGATATCTTAACTAAGCCGACTTCTATTGTTGGCTCGATTCCTACCATTCCGAAAGCTTACTAGCTAGGCCGGCTTGCTTAACTACCGCTTCGCCCCTTGCCTGACTTTACCTGACCCCTAATCTAAGGGCATTCCTGGCTTGGAACCAGAGACCTCGCCCGTGAAGTAAATCATCGCACCTACGGTCCGGGAGAGAATCAATAGATTCCTTTTCGGGAGCGATTCATCCTTCCCGAACGCAGCATACAACTGGTAAGTGGCAGGGCAGGGACTGCCAGGGTAGCTACGAAATACACGGGACTCAGAACACAGAGAACAAAGGGAAGCTACGGACGAGAAAGCAGAGGTACCGATTAGTTGTAGAGGCGGGCTAAAAGCCCAAATAAAGGCTATGAATGGAGAATCGACCCTATTGACGTGACGAGACTTGTGCAATCACGAATTCGACGTACAAGAGGGTCACCAACCCCCGTCTTTTGACATGAATCATTCGGAAGATCGAATTGGAAGAGCCACTTTTTTCAGTATTATCTTAAGTAAAGTGTTTTTTCGAGAAAAGAGCTTGAAACTATGTAAAAATCCCGTATTTTGGGCCGGTCTAACCGATTTCTAAACAAGCATAGTGATTTGTTTAACACATGGAAGTGGATTTAAGTAGATTGATCCTATTAAGATTAAGTAAGGCAAGTGAGCATGCCTCAAGGCGGAGTGGAGAAAAGAGGGATTGAAGACTTTAGGTGCAAAAAGCACTCCAGCATTTAAAGAAGGCAGGCGCACGCAGGTAGAAGGCAGAAGCAATGGCGCCGAAGAAGGGTATTGGTAGGGGGAGTCTTCTCCTGATGACCCATTACTTTCAAGTGAGCTTGAGTTTGCCTGATCGTCTGTAGGATTGGCCTCTTTCTTCTGGACAACCAGCATTGTCATTCCTAATCTTGGAATTTCACCTGCGAGATAAGACCGATGAATGACCGAACCATGTATTCTCTCTAGAAGAGAGTACTTTTAGAGCTACTTTCTAGACCGTTTAAAGGGCGTGTCTTTCGGCCTCATGGCAGATTGATTGATCATTTGAGGTTCGAAAGTCGAGTTCTTCTTTATATTTATAGTAGTAAAATATTATTAATTGATTAAATAGAATGAATTTTAGAATAGTCTAAATTAGATATTTCCCTCTAGTTGAACT is part of the Salvia miltiorrhiza mitochondrion, complete genome genome and encodes:
- the orf104b gene encoding hypothetical protein; amino-acid sequence: MTMLVVQKKEANPTDDQANSSSLESNGSSGEDSPYQYPSSAPLLLPSTCVRLPSLNAGVLFAPKVFNPSFLHSALRHAHLPYLILIGSIYLNPLPCVKQITMLV